The Armatimonadota bacterium genome window below encodes:
- a CDS encoding DUF86 domain-containing protein, whose amino-acid sequence MLSSEDRVRLMHMLDATEKATALTTGKTKCDLETDELLSLAIVRLLEIIGEAAKSVSEVVRDNWPSVPWKQIAGTRDRLIHGYFNVDLDIVWSIVSQDLPALTQRLQAILEEKE is encoded by the coding sequence ATGTTGAGCAGTGAAGATCGTGTGCGCCTGATGCACATGCTGGATGCCACAGAAAAGGCAACCGCACTTACCACCGGCAAAACCAAGTGCGATCTTGAAACTGACGAATTGCTGTCCCTGGCAATAGTCCGGCTGCTGGAGATTATTGGGGAAGCGGCCAAATCAGTTAGCGAAGTTGTTCGAGATAACTGGCCCTCGGTCCCCTGGAAGCAAATTGCAGGCACCCGAGACAGGCTTATTCATGGTTACTTCAATGTTGACCTTGATATTGTCTGGAGCATTGTCTCTCAAGACCTACCTGCATTAACGCAGAGACTGCAAGCTATTCTAGAAGAAAAGGAATAA
- a CDS encoding PfkB family carbohydrate kinase, whose product MPDNNVLIVGSVALDTVETPHGKVERALGGAAVYSSVAASFFTPVQIVGVVGEDFPREHLDFLASRKIDTRGIQTIPGGKTFHWAGSYEGDMNQANTKLTELNVFQSFSPTLPDDYKSSKYVFLANIDPELQLKVLDQVPGAKLTACDTMNFWISSKRDALLEVLKRVDIVFINDAEVRQLTGIVNITLAANEIHKYGPKYVVVKKGEHGAVMYCGESTCFAAASYPLTKVADPTGAGDSFAGGFMGYIASTDEVSDMNIRNAVIYGSTLASYNVQDFSLGMFKRLTLTDINNRYDEFRRIVFFEPMG is encoded by the coding sequence ATGCCTGACAACAATGTTCTAATAGTAGGAAGCGTAGCGCTTGACACAGTGGAGACGCCTCATGGCAAGGTTGAACGCGCACTGGGTGGAGCAGCGGTCTACAGCTCGGTAGCCGCAAGTTTCTTTACACCTGTGCAAATAGTCGGGGTAGTGGGCGAAGACTTCCCCAGGGAGCACCTGGACTTCCTTGCGTCAAGAAAGATCGACACCCGCGGTATCCAGACTATCCCCGGCGGCAAGACATTCCACTGGGCAGGCTCTTATGAAGGAGACATGAACCAGGCGAACACAAAGCTCACCGAGCTCAATGTCTTTCAGAGCTTCAGTCCGACTCTTCCCGATGACTATAAGTCTTCCAAATATGTATTTCTTGCAAATATCGATCCTGAGCTTCAGCTTAAGGTACTCGATCAGGTTCCGGGCGCAAAGCTTACTGCGTGCGATACCATGAACTTCTGGATCTCATCAAAGCGAGACGCTCTGCTGGAAGTGTTAAAGCGTGTGGACATTGTATTTATCAACGACGCCGAGGTAAGGCAGCTTACCGGAATCGTCAACATAACCCTCGCCGCAAACGAGATTCACAAATATGGCCCAAAGTATGTGGTGGTCAAGAAGGGCGAGCACGGCGCAGTGATGTATTGTGGTGAGAGCACATGCTTTGCGGCTGCATCGTATCCACTTACCAAAGTTGCCGACCCCACGGGTGCGGGTGACAGCTTCGCAGGCGGGTTCATGGGCTACATCGCAAGCACAGATGAGGTCAGCGATATGAATATCCGCAATGCCGTTATCTATGGAAGCACACTGGCATCCTACAATGTGCAGGATTTCAGCCTTGGGATGTTCAAACGCCTCACCCTTACTGACATCAACAACCGCTACGACGAGTTCAGACGGATCGTTTTTTTCGAACCGATGGGCTGA
- a CDS encoding GNAT family N-acetyltransferase: MADMLVNLLNLPEDKGFEHLKQEGILIRRIRSFELSILRRFIIENFSERWADEASVSLKHDPATCFIATKDGQIIGFAAYECTTRDYFGPTGVNEKARGKGVGKALLLACLHAMREMGYVYAIIGGAGPTGFYSKACGAVPIAENWPSFYTDALK; encoded by the coding sequence ATGGCTGATATGCTGGTTAATCTTCTCAATCTGCCCGAAGACAAGGGTTTTGAACATCTAAAGCAGGAAGGTATTTTGATTCGCCGAATAAGGTCTTTTGAACTGTCCATATTGCGCAGATTTATTATAGAGAACTTTAGCGAGCGCTGGGCAGACGAAGCCAGTGTATCTCTAAAGCATGATCCGGCTACATGCTTTATTGCGACCAAGGACGGACAGATAATAGGATTTGCCGCATATGAGTGCACTACCCGGGACTATTTCGGGCCGACCGGTGTGAATGAAAAAGCTCGCGGTAAAGGAGTGGGTAAGGCTCTGCTGCTTGCCTGTCTGCACGCTATGCGGGAGATGGGCTATGTATATGCAATAATTGGCGGTGCCGGGCCGACCGGGTTCTATTCAAAAGCATGCGGCGCTGTGCCTATTGCGGAAAATTGGCCGAGTTTTTACACGGATGCCTTGAAATAA
- a CDS encoding STN domain-containing protein, whose translation MMGKAVQIALVVTAVLFVGVMHLQAADTASTEKSTETISMDLKDVDVKSALDALFKNAGKDFALDANVTGTIPAMSFKDVSFDTALKTLVKSMGLVYRIDQNIYIISKRRDTESVSNPYPPSPIPEVESPTSSPDVIIDKIPLNYSSASEILAAMGSGREYGGFGNGYGGFGGYGNFGGINGYGGMGNMSFGGMATTGYGNYGSSYGGYGGYGTGYGNYNRYNNYNRGW comes from the coding sequence ATGATGGGGAAGGCTGTTCAAATTGCGCTGGTTGTAACGGCTGTTCTTTTTGTTGGTGTAATGCATTTACAGGCGGCGGATACGGCGAGCACAGAAAAGTCAACGGAGACAATAAGCATGGATCTAAAGGATGTGGACGTCAAGTCCGCACTCGATGCTTTGTTCAAAAATGCCGGTAAAGACTTTGCGCTTGACGCGAATGTGACCGGCACAATTCCGGCTATGTCATTCAAGGATGTTTCTTTTGACACGGCCCTAAAGACGCTTGTCAAGTCCATGGGACTTGTTTACAGAATCGACCAGAATATCTACATCATCAGTAAGAGGCGGGATACGGAAAGTGTGTCGAACCCTTATCCTCCATCCCCAATTCCCGAGGTCGAGTCTCCAACGTCTTCCCCCGATGTCATAATAGATAAGATTCCGCTCAACTATTCAAGCGCTTCCGAAATACTGGCTGCAATGGGCAGCGGACGCGAATACGGCGGATTCGGCAACGGATATGGAGGCTTCGGTGGTTATGGAAACTTCGGGGGGATAAACGGTTACGGCGGCATGGGCAATATGAGCTTCGGCGGCATGGCTACCACCGGATACGGCAACTACGGATCAAGCTACGGCGGATATGGCGGATACGGAACCGGCTATGGAAACTATAACAGATACAACAACTACAACCGAGGCTGGTAG
- a CDS encoding ATP-binding protein — protein MAVITKQAGLSAARKRITYVARQLRFSAEETEALLLAVGEAVTNAYVHGTPEPGAGLIYLGWQCEGDTLIVTIRDEGLGKCDKGRVPLSEQRVIMLGCGIELMRSVMDEVDIRFERGTTVILKKRNRSLII, from the coding sequence ATGGCAGTCATTACCAAGCAGGCTGGGCTGTCTGCCGCGCGTAAGAGGATTACCTATGTAGCCAGGCAGTTAAGGTTCAGCGCAGAAGAGACAGAGGCGCTGCTGCTTGCCGTGGGCGAGGCGGTCACTAATGCTTACGTGCACGGTACGCCTGAGCCCGGTGCCGGTTTGATATACCTTGGCTGGCAATGTGAGGGAGACACCCTTATCGTCACAATCAGAGACGAAGGACTTGGAAAATGTGATAAAGGTCGTGTTCCATTATCCGAACAGCGCGTAATCATGCTTGGCTGCGGCATCGAACTGATGCGAAGCGTAATGGACGAAGTGGATATTCGCTTTGAGCGCGGCACAACCGTGATTCTGAAGAAGCGAAATCGGTCGTTGATAATTTAG
- a CDS encoding aldo/keto reductase has protein sequence METTILGRTNMTVTRTGFGVLPLQRTEIHEAAQILERAYDAGITFYDTARAYTDSEEKIGYALSDVRDSIIIATKSASTTRAGVLSDLETSLKNLRTDHVDLLQLHNPAELPNPEDPESSYAGLIEAREKGMTRFIGVTNHHRERALAAVESGLYDTLQYPLCHISNSDDLEVINRCKAANVGIIAMKPLSGGLLTHARTAFAFLRQYDNLVPIWGFQRMSELEEIIRLDSEPPVLDDELREAVESDRKELAGDFCRACAYCMPCPAGIQIPMAARMGLLLRRMPYQQFMTKQWHDEMRKILNCMRCGQCKSRCPYGLDTPALLNKMLADYEEFYREHSQP, from the coding sequence ATGGAAACGACAATTCTCGGACGCACTAATATGACTGTCACGCGCACAGGGTTCGGTGTGCTGCCCCTGCAGCGCACGGAAATTCATGAGGCGGCGCAAATTTTAGAGAGAGCATATGACGCAGGAATCACTTTTTATGACACAGCAAGGGCATACACGGACAGCGAGGAGAAGATCGGCTACGCTCTCTCTGATGTTCGCGATTCGATTATCATAGCCACCAAGAGCGCATCGACGACTCGCGCAGGCGTGCTTTCGGACCTGGAGACCAGCCTTAAAAACCTTCGCACGGACCATGTAGACCTGCTCCAACTGCACAACCCGGCCGAACTGCCAAACCCGGAAGATCCTGAGTCATCATATGCGGGGCTTATCGAGGCCCGCGAGAAGGGAATGACCCGGTTTATCGGCGTTACCAATCACCATCGCGAAAGAGCTTTAGCGGCTGTCGAGTCAGGCTTATATGACACTCTTCAGTATCCGCTTTGCCATATCTCAAACAGCGATGACCTTGAAGTAATTAATCGATGTAAGGCAGCAAACGTAGGAATTATTGCCATGAAGCCGCTTTCAGGAGGGCTGCTGACCCATGCTCGAACGGCATTTGCTTTTTTGAGACAGTATGACAACCTCGTCCCAATATGGGGCTTCCAGCGCATGAGTGAGCTGGAGGAAATTATAAGGCTTGATTCCGAGCCGCCTGTTCTGGATGATGAACTGCGTGAAGCAGTTGAAAGTGACCGCAAGGAGCTGGCCGGAGACTTTTGCCGCGCATGCGCATATTGCATGCCATGCCCGGCTGGTATTCAAATCCCTATGGCGGCGCGCATGGGTCTGCTGCTGAGGCGAATGCCTTACCAGCAGTTTATGACTAAGCAATGGCATGACGAAATGCGCAAAATCTTAAACTGCATGCGCTGCGGGCAATGCAAATCGCGCTGCCCATATGGCCTGGATACGCCTGCACTGCTAAATAAAATGCTTGCCGATTATGAAGAGTTTTACAGAGAGCATTCGCAGCCCTAA
- a CDS encoding ATP-binding protein, whose product MSHNIDSAPLAVKIEADGQWPSVILSGRADCSNVSRVVAVLEQIADQDGGCVSLDLHNLEAMDTSALQGLAKGAEVFKDHHRKLHLTAASTAVKDMLDRHHLWDMFCLCKDCAHDCSPETCTQAESSWDIDVFTLESIISNCREARHRVGKMAMAAGFSEDAINDILLAVGEAITNAIKYGSKDIDNAAFTVSCLASEERFCISVSDNGPGFNYNEIPSFEDALFMEHGRGIYCIHALMDEVSFHFNSGTTVRMVKRKS is encoded by the coding sequence ATGTCTCATAATATTGACTCGGCTCCTTTGGCTGTTAAAATAGAAGCGGACGGGCAGTGGCCGTCCGTCATACTGAGTGGCAGAGCAGATTGCTCCAATGTATCCCGTGTGGTTGCCGTGCTTGAACAGATAGCAGATCAGGACGGGGGCTGTGTCTCCCTTGACCTGCACAATCTGGAGGCAATGGATACTTCGGCGCTTCAGGGGCTGGCAAAGGGAGCGGAAGTTTTCAAAGACCACCACCGCAAGCTGCATCTGACCGCCGCCAGCACGGCTGTCAAAGACATGCTGGACAGGCATCATCTCTGGGACATGTTCTGCCTCTGTAAGGACTGCGCTCATGATTGTTCACCCGAGACTTGCACTCAGGCTGAAAGCTCATGGGACATAGATGTCTTCACGTTGGAGTCGATAATATCCAACTGCCGCGAGGCAAGGCACCGGGTCGGCAAGATGGCAATGGCGGCAGGCTTTAGCGAGGATGCGATCAATGATATCCTGCTGGCAGTCGGAGAGGCCATAACAAATGCAATCAAATACGGCTCGAAGGACATCGATAATGCCGCTTTTACGGTGAGCTGCCTGGCCAGCGAAGAGCGGTTTTGCATCTCTGTCAGCGACAATGGTCCCGGGTTCAATTATAATGAAATTCCCAGTTTTGAGGATGCCCTGTTTATGGAGCATGGCCGAGGTATCTACTGCATCCATGCGCTGATGGACGAGGTCAGCTTCCACTTCAACTCCGGCACCACCGTCAGGATGGTCAAGCGCAAAAGCTAG
- the fni gene encoding type 2 isopentenyl-diphosphate Delta-isomerase, which yields MSFARAYENIQRKADHIEVALHQDVEFHLRTAGFERYSFVHEALPEIDRNDIDMSTMLFGKSLSLPLMISPITGGSPETAEYNRIFAEAAQRYGLAMGVGSQRVALESPDLEWTFHVRDIAPDILLFANLGAVQLNNGCDVDSCCRVVEMIGADALILHLNPLQECVQEHGNVNFRVLSAHIGEVCDSLDVPVIVKEVGHGISARTASLLADVGVAGIDVAGAGGTSWAKVESKRSVDTALSALGETMGEWGISTVDSLLAAKSVAPSLPIIASGGVRSGEDIAKSIALGASVAAMALPFLKCAAISPDTLFERIERLAEVLATVMFCTGSRTIHDLHKAKLVEHT from the coding sequence TTGTCATTCGCCAGAGCATATGAAAATATCCAGCGCAAGGCCGATCATATTGAGGTGGCGCTGCATCAGGATGTCGAGTTTCACTTACGCACAGCAGGCTTCGAGCGATATTCGTTTGTCCATGAAGCCCTGCCCGAGATTGACCGCAATGATATAGATATGTCGACCATGCTCTTCGGCAAGAGTCTTTCGCTGCCGCTGATGATCTCTCCTATAACCGGCGGCTCGCCGGAGACAGCAGAGTATAACCGGATATTTGCTGAGGCAGCGCAGAGATACGGTCTGGCGATGGGAGTGGGAAGCCAGCGCGTGGCGCTGGAAAGCCCCGATCTTGAATGGACATTTCATGTGCGCGATATAGCCCCGGATATCTTGCTCTTTGCTAACCTTGGCGCGGTCCAGCTCAACAACGGCTGCGATGTAGACTCATGCTGCCGCGTGGTCGAGATGATCGGAGCCGATGCGCTCATTCTTCATCTCAATCCCCTGCAGGAGTGCGTTCAGGAACACGGCAATGTGAACTTCCGTGTACTCTCTGCGCACATAGGCGAAGTCTGCGATTCTCTGGATGTGCCTGTCATCGTCAAAGAGGTCGGCCATGGCATTTCAGCCAGGACCGCATCTTTGCTGGCGGATGTAGGTGTCGCAGGCATAGATGTCGCCGGAGCAGGTGGCACGTCCTGGGCAAAGGTCGAGAGCAAAAGAAGTGTAGATACCGCTTTATCCGCCTTAGGCGAGACGATGGGCGAATGGGGAATATCCACAGTAGATAGCTTGCTTGCCGCAAAAAGTGTGGCTCCCAGCCTGCCGATTATCGCGAGCGGCGGGGTGCGAAGTGGAGAAGATATAGCCAAGTCGATTGCACTGGGCGCATCAGTGGCGGCAATGGCGCTGCCTTTCCTTAAATGCGCGGCAATATCACCTGACACACTCTTCGAGAGGATCGAACGGCTGGCTGAGGTGCTTGCCACAGTGATGTTTTGCACCGGCTCAAGAACCATACATGATCTGCACAAGGCCAAGCTGGTTGAGCATACATGA
- the dxs gene encoding 1-deoxy-D-xylulose-5-phosphate synthase, protein MGSLLGSLNLPEDLKNLSNAQLTKLAQEVRASILEVVSANGGHLAPSLGVVELTIGLLAVMDVPHDKLIWDVGHQCYPYKILTDRRDCFHTLRQGGGISGFPKPSESLYDSFGTGHASTSISAALGIAQGRDLAGEKYRVAAVVGDGALGGGMVWEAINNAGASGANMLVILNDNKMSICPSIGAMAAHIARLRTMPLYRTVESGAQEIIRRMPLGGGLMKKTTQLLKRGLTSWVSPTSGTIFEALGFEYLGPIDGHNIAELKHFISQAFEMKGPVLLHVVTVKGKGYSHAEHNSRHFHGIGPFNSDNGKVPEKSKRTFTDVFGRTLTQLARKNSKIVAITAAMPDGTGLNRFAKKYPSRFFNVGIAESHAVTFAAGLATAGMKPVVAIYSTFLQRGYDQIVHDVCLQNLPVIFALDRAGIVGEDGPTHHGVFDLSYLRHMPNLTVMAPRDACELAGMLNAALNIDGPVAIRYPRGAAVGPKRLQMTSIDVGKSELMRDGADVAIIAVGPIANEALEAAAQLGIMGISARVINARFVKPLDDAAIIAAASECDGIVIAEENAICGGFASAMLECLARSGSLDVPIEIIGLPDAFINHGSAAHLRAQYGINRQGIVDAVDAVLARTDKRREIRRQDIVIRQSI, encoded by the coding sequence ATAGGCAGTCTACTCGGCTCTCTCAATCTGCCCGAAGACCTTAAAAATTTATCGAACGCACAACTGACAAAGCTCGCGCAAGAGGTCCGGGCATCAATACTGGAAGTGGTAAGCGCAAACGGCGGCCATCTGGCCCCGTCGCTCGGTGTTGTTGAACTGACAATCGGACTGCTGGCCGTAATGGACGTGCCGCATGACAAGCTGATCTGGGACGTCGGCCATCAGTGCTATCCGTATAAGATTCTTACGGACCGGCGCGACTGCTTTCACACACTCAGGCAGGGCGGAGGCATCAGCGGCTTTCCCAAGCCGTCAGAGAGTTTGTATGACTCGTTCGGCACGGGACATGCCAGCACATCCATATCGGCGGCTCTGGGGATAGCTCAGGGCAGGGACCTTGCAGGTGAGAAATATCGCGTGGCTGCAGTGGTAGGCGACGGCGCTTTGGGTGGGGGAATGGTATGGGAAGCAATCAATAACGCCGGGGCATCGGGAGCCAATATGCTGGTCATATTGAACGACAACAAGATGTCCATATGCCCGAGCATAGGTGCGATGGCGGCTCACATCGCCCGTTTGAGGACCATGCCGCTTTACAGAACGGTTGAGAGCGGCGCGCAGGAGATTATTCGCAGGATGCCCTTGGGCGGCGGACTAATGAAAAAGACCACTCAACTGCTCAAGCGCGGGCTTACAAGCTGGGTCTCACCCACCAGCGGCACAATTTTTGAAGCTCTGGGTTTTGAGTATCTCGGGCCCATAGACGGCCACAACATAGCCGAACTCAAACACTTTATATCTCAGGCATTTGAGATGAAAGGCCCCGTGCTGCTGCATGTAGTCACTGTTAAGGGCAAAGGATATTCTCATGCGGAGCACAATTCCAGGCATTTTCATGGGATAGGCCCGTTTAACTCAGATAACGGCAAGGTCCCTGAAAAGTCAAAGAGGACTTTCACCGATGTCTTTGGGCGAACTCTTACGCAGCTTGCCAGAAAGAACTCCAAAATTGTTGCGATCACAGCCGCAATGCCGGACGGCACAGGTCTCAATCGGTTTGCAAAGAAATACCCGAGCAGATTCTTTAACGTCGGTATAGCCGAAAGCCATGCCGTCACATTTGCAGCAGGCCTCGCCACAGCCGGGATGAAGCCTGTAGTGGCGATCTACTCGACATTTCTGCAGCGCGGTTATGATCAGATCGTTCACGATGTCTGCCTGCAGAACCTGCCCGTGATTTTCGCGCTGGACAGAGCGGGTATTGTGGGTGAAGACGGGCCGACCCATCACGGCGTCTTTGATCTCTCGTATCTGCGGCATATGCCCAATTTGACTGTTATGGCCCCACGGGATGCATGTGAGCTTGCCGGTATGCTGAACGCTGCATTAAATATCGACGGACCCGTGGCAATTCGTTACCCGAGAGGAGCCGCGGTGGGCCCAAAAAGATTGCAGATGACCTCAATTGATGTCGGCAAGTCAGAACTGATGCGCGATGGCGCGGATGTCGCGATCATAGCCGTTGGACCCATTGCCAATGAAGCGCTGGAGGCCGCAGCACAGCTCGGTATCATGGGAATAAGCGCGCGAGTTATCAATGCGCGGTTCGTAAAACCTCTGGATGATGCTGCGATAATTGCGGCTGCCTCGGAGTGCGACGGAATAGTGATTGCAGAAGAGAATGCGATATGCGGCGGTTTTGCATCAGCCATGCTCGAATGTCTTGCCCGCAGCGGCTCTTTGGATGTGCCAATCGAGATTATCGGATTGCCTGATGCGTTTATAAATCACGGCAGCGCTGCCCACCTCAGAGCGCAATACGGCATTAACAGGCAAGGGATTGTGGACGCAGTCGACGCGGTCCTTGCAAGGACAGACAAACGACGCGAAATTCGGAGGCAAGACATTGTCATTCGCCAGAGCATATGA
- the hpnC gene encoding squalene synthase HpnC: MAKTHYENFTVGSIFLPREIRRHVFNVYAYCRVCDDLADEIDDPDLSVRLLEWWREELHACFSGNPQHPVFKALLETITQFNLPIEPFEDLISAFLQDQHVTRYDTFEQVLDYCKRSANPVGRVFLHLLGYTDDKRRGLADATCTALQLANFWQDIGVDYQKGRIYIPKEDMERFGYTESELRNHVVNASFVRLMRFEIARTRELFERGRSLSRLISGVGAADVELFTRGGLAVLQSIEQINYDVFRKCAGVSKSRKLLLMAGWCIRRCAVGF, encoded by the coding sequence TTGGCGAAGACTCACTACGAAAACTTCACCGTGGGCTCGATTTTCCTGCCGCGCGAGATAAGACGTCATGTATTCAATGTCTATGCATATTGCCGGGTCTGCGACGACCTTGCGGACGAGATCGATGATCCGGATCTATCCGTGCGCCTGCTGGAATGGTGGAGGGAAGAACTGCATGCATGCTTCAGCGGTAATCCTCAACATCCGGTTTTTAAGGCACTGCTTGAGACGATCACCCAATTTAACCTGCCTATAGAGCCTTTTGAAGACCTTATCAGCGCGTTTCTACAGGATCAGCACGTTACTCGCTATGATACATTCGAGCAGGTTCTGGATTACTGCAAGCGTTCTGCAAACCCCGTAGGGCGTGTCTTTCTTCATCTGCTCGGATACACGGACGATAAGAGGCGAGGGCTTGCCGACGCTACCTGCACTGCTTTGCAACTGGCCAACTTCTGGCAGGATATCGGTGTCGATTACCAAAAAGGGCGTATATACATCCCGAAAGAAGATATGGAGCGCTTCGGCTACACAGAAAGCGAACTGAGAAACCATGTCGTGAACGCGAGTTTCGTGAGACTTATGCGGTTTGAGATAGCCCGGACAAGGGAACTTTTTGAACGCGGGAGATCGCTCTCACGCCTCATATCCGGTGTCGGAGCAGCGGATGTGGAGCTTTTTACACGAGGCGGATTAGCGGTGCTGCAGTCTATAGAACAGATCAACTACGATGTCTTTAGAAAGTGTGCTGGAGTATCCAAGTCGCGAAAGCTGTTGTTGATGGCAGGCTGGTGCATAAGGAGGTGTGCAGTTGGATTCTGA
- a CDS encoding phytoene/squalene synthase family protein: MDSEMMVSPGQLRESYRYCRSIAKKRARNFYYSFIVLPREKSDAMCAVYAFMRYCDDIADDPDFGRDKKALLGRWRDSLDKSMHGDYGGSLIMPAFADAIKKFDIPTNYFHQLIDGATMDLSIDRYRTFDDLYDYCYKVASVVGLVCIHIFGFDSPQARKHAEFCGIAFQLTNILRDVKEDAEHGRVYIPEEDLWAFNYSTDDLVNGIRDDRFQRLMRFEARRAHDYYGAALPLVPMVHGSGRPGLCAMIEIYSSILDMIDKSPGDVFAGQVSLPTSRKLSIAAKALIKSRLNGGRPSLPQLQS; encoded by the coding sequence TTGGATTCTGAAATGATGGTTTCGCCCGGGCAGCTTCGGGAATCATATCGCTATTGCAGAAGCATAGCAAAAAAACGCGCGAGAAACTTTTACTACTCATTTATAGTATTGCCGCGCGAGAAAAGTGACGCCATGTGCGCGGTGTATGCGTTCATGCGCTATTGCGATGACATCGCAGACGACCCTGATTTCGGTCGCGACAAAAAGGCATTGCTTGGCAGATGGCGAGACTCGCTGGATAAAAGCATGCACGGCGACTACGGCGGCAGTCTTATTATGCCTGCATTCGCGGACGCCATAAAGAAATTCGACATACCCACTAATTACTTCCATCAACTGATCGACGGCGCGACCATGGACCTCTCCATCGACAGATATCGCACATTTGATGATCTATATGACTACTGCTATAAAGTGGCCTCGGTGGTCGGGCTGGTGTGCATCCACATATTCGGTTTCGACTCGCCTCAAGCCAGAAAACATGCCGAGTTCTGCGGGATCGCATTTCAACTCACCAACATTCTCCGCGATGTAAAAGAAGACGCTGAGCACGGGCGTGTATATATCCCCGAAGAAGATTTATGGGCATTTAATTACAGCACAGATGACCTGGTAAACGGCATACGTGATGACAGGTTTCAAAGGCTCATGAGGTTCGAGGCGCGCAGGGCGCACGATTATTATGGCGCTGCGCTGCCGCTGGTTCCGATGGTGCACGGGTCGGGGCGACCTGGGCTGTGCGCCATGATCGAAATTTACTCGAGCATTCTCGATATGATCGACAAAAGCCCAGGCGATGTGTTTGCGGGCCAGGTCTCTCTTCCGACATCCCGCAAGCTTTCAATCGCCGCAAAGGCGCTGATCAAATCCAGGTTGAACGGAGGACGGCCATCGCTGCCTCAGTTGCAGTCATAG
- the hpnE gene encoding hydroxysqualene dehydroxylase HpnE has translation MAGLACACELADAGLDVTVLEAKKHLGGRAHSFCDKDTGISIDNCQHILLGCCDAAISFLAKIGSIGQVRFHDRVSFINAIGKTLEVRSSFLPAPVHLLPSILKTNYLSGHEKIELGRVFRKIARTKPKPGQSAQEYLKGLGCSSNLLACLLDPTLIAALNESASDASADYARMVLTKSLIESRCGYKLGVPNAPLSHIIEGPAGRYLSRRGCRIRTSTKVERLIFNGEAVESAILSGGMQIKANYYVCAVPPWSLVEMGYATDAAQAMQWRSIKSVHLFYDHADFKFARACAPGEPFGWVFNKTCDFGLDFGYIQTVASAADSLNTLGSSELINLAQNAVDKVVGMPCRQSLQRAVIYNAHRATFATSCRNDLRPPAQTHIRNLFLAGDWTDTGWPATIESAVRSGLAASKQILNIKP, from the coding sequence ATCGCAGGGCTTGCCTGCGCATGCGAACTTGCCGACGCCGGTCTGGATGTGACGGTGCTTGAAGCAAAGAAGCACCTGGGTGGAAGAGCACATTCTTTTTGCGATAAAGACACCGGTATCAGCATTGACAACTGCCAGCATATATTGCTGGGCTGCTGTGACGCTGCAATAAGCTTTCTAGCCAAGATCGGGTCGATTGGACAGGTGAGGTTCCATGACAGGGTTAGTTTTATCAATGCCATAGGCAAGACTCTGGAAGTAAGGTCATCATTCTTGCCAGCGCCTGTCCATTTATTGCCATCGATTCTGAAAACAAACTACTTATCAGGCCATGAAAAGATCGAGCTTGGCCGTGTGTTCAGAAAGATCGCAAGGACCAAGCCAAAGCCCGGCCAGAGCGCACAGGAGTATCTTAAAGGCCTTGGCTGCTCGTCAAATCTGTTGGCTTGCCTGCTCGACCCAACACTGATTGCAGCACTCAATGAATCGGCTTCGGATGCGTCGGCAGACTACGCCCGCATGGTCCTTACAAAATCTCTCATTGAGAGCAGATGCGGCTATAAGCTCGGCGTGCCTAATGCTCCGCTCTCGCATATAATCGAAGGTCCGGCAGGGCGATATTTATCGAGAAGAGGATGCAGGATCAGAACCTCCACAAAAGTTGAGAGGCTGATCTTCAATGGCGAGGCAGTCGAGTCGGCAATACTTTCGGGCGGCATGCAGATAAAAGCGAATTACTATGTGTGCGCGGTTCCGCCGTGGTCGCTTGTGGAAATGGGGTATGCGACCGATGCCGCCCAGGCAATGCAGTGGCGATCCATCAAGAGCGTCCATCTGTTTTATGATCATGCGGACTTCAAGTTCGCGCGGGCATGCGCACCAGGCGAGCCTTTTGGGTGGGTGTTTAACAAGACTTGCGACTTCGGATTGGACTTCGGTTATATCCAGACTGTGGCAAGCGCAGCGGACTCCCTGAATACACTAGGCAGCAGTGAGCTGATCAATCTAGCCCAGAATGCAGTTGATAAGGTGGTCGGAATGCCATGCAGACAATCTCTGCAGCGAGCGGTTATATATAATGCGCATCGGGCAACTTTTGCCACATCCTGCCGCAATGATCTTCGGCCGCCAGCTCAAACGCATATACGGAATTTGTTTTTGGCGGGAGACTGGACCGACACCGGCTGGCCTGCCACAATCGAGAGCGCTGTGCGATCAGGCCTGGCCGCATCAAAACAAATACTAAATATAAAACCCTAA